From the Clostridium putrefaciens genome, one window contains:
- a CDS encoding peptidase domain-containing ABC transporter, which produces MGYKNYLVKQYDSTDCAAACLATISMYYKKEVTITKLRDILGTDIKGTTLKGLEDGARRLGFDTKAIRVDKGGLRSKYTLPAIAHLITDEGLSHFVVIHKVRKDSIIILDPARGKEKQSIDDFLKSFDGVLLLIIPSNEFSTDKDKKESTLSKFIKILLPQKKLFIYSIITSLVLTVLGIASSFFNKILMDEILPYGLKNQLAIFSIGFMVIGITQIIITAIRQHMLLYLSQKIDIPLLLGYFKHVYRLPTKFFATRKVGDILTRFSDAFTIKNILTSVTLSLIIDIVLAMVSAIILCMMNKTLFLIVLMLTVVSAALIFIFKGPYKKINLKQMEAHASLNSTIIESLKGIDTIKFHAAEEKTMEKLESEYIRNLKIAFQEGVLSNIQGSISSVVSNIGNLVLMFMGATMVIDGKITLGSLMAFTSLSAYFMGPIGRLIGLQLSIQEASISLKRISEIYEVEEEQRQDEEKIKIEDIDGDITLQNITFRYGSRQPVIKDLNITIPKGKKVALVGESGSGKTTISKLLLRSFEAEEGKINICGYNIDELDIYSLRKSIAYVPQDVELFSGSIKDNVILGKEDISYEKIRGACEDAGCSSFIEKLPGKYNTFLEEAGGGLSGGERQRLALARALIKDTSFLILDEATSNLDFISEAKIYNTLFIKSKNKTMLIIAHRLSTIRNCDIIYVLDKGRVVEQGNHETLLEKKGHYYRLYISQVGEVDSKATTDTNIIESKQNKIKDIETNLKTIEEGEEYEYK; this is translated from the coding sequence GTGGGTTATAAAAACTATTTAGTTAAGCAATATGATAGTACAGACTGTGCAGCGGCATGTCTAGCCACTATAAGTATGTATTACAAAAAAGAAGTTACAATAACTAAACTTAGGGATATTTTAGGCACGGATATCAAGGGTACAACACTTAAAGGCTTGGAAGATGGGGCAAGAAGACTTGGATTTGATACCAAAGCTATTAGGGTTGATAAAGGGGGACTTCGTAGCAAGTACACGCTACCAGCTATTGCTCACTTAATAACTGATGAAGGTCTTAGCCATTTTGTGGTGATACATAAAGTAAGGAAAGATAGTATTATTATATTAGATCCTGCAAGGGGAAAAGAAAAGCAATCAATAGATGACTTTTTAAAAAGTTTTGATGGAGTTCTTCTTTTAATTATACCAAGCAATGAGTTTAGTACAGATAAAGATAAGAAGGAAAGTACCCTATCAAAATTTATAAAGATATTACTTCCTCAGAAAAAGCTTTTTATATACAGCATTATAACCTCTTTGGTACTTACTGTATTAGGAATTGCTTCATCTTTCTTTAATAAAATTTTAATGGATGAGATTTTACCCTATGGTTTAAAAAATCAACTTGCTATTTTTAGTATAGGATTTATGGTTATAGGAATAACTCAAATTATAATAACTGCTATAAGACAACATATGTTACTTTATTTATCACAAAAAATAGATATTCCATTATTACTAGGATATTTTAAACACGTTTATAGATTACCTACCAAATTTTTTGCTACAAGAAAAGTTGGAGATATATTAACTAGATTTAGTGATGCTTTTACCATAAAAAATATTTTAACCTCTGTAACTTTGTCACTAATAATTGATATCGTTCTAGCTATGGTGTCAGCAATAATACTTTGCATGATGAATAAAACACTTTTCTTAATTGTTTTAATGCTTACAGTGGTAAGTGCTGCACTTATATTTATATTTAAGGGGCCTTATAAAAAGATAAACTTAAAGCAGATGGAAGCACATGCGAGTCTTAATAGTACTATAATAGAAAGCTTAAAAGGAATAGATACAATAAAATTTCATGCAGCTGAAGAAAAGACTATGGAAAAACTAGAAAGCGAATACATAAGGAATCTTAAGATTGCATTTCAAGAAGGAGTCTTATCAAATATACAAGGATCTATTTCATCAGTAGTATCTAATATAGGTAACTTGGTACTTATGTTTATGGGTGCAACAATGGTTATTGATGGAAAGATAACTTTAGGAAGCTTAATGGCATTTACATCTCTATCAGCTTACTTTATGGGGCCTATAGGTAGACTTATAGGGCTACAACTAAGTATTCAAGAAGCTAGTATCTCTCTTAAAAGAATTTCTGAAATATATGAGGTTGAAGAAGAACAAAGGCAGGATGAAGAAAAGATAAAAATTGAGGATATAGATGGAGATATAACTCTTCAAAATATAACCTTTAGATATGGAAGTAGACAACCTGTGATTAAGGATCTAAATATTACTATTCCAAAAGGAAAAAAGGTTGCCTTAGTTGGTGAATCAGGAAGTGGTAAAACTACTATATCAAAACTTTTACTTAGATCTTTTGAGGCTGAGGAGGGAAAGATTAATATCTGTGGATATAACATAGATGAATTAGATATTTATTCATTAAGAAAATCAATAGCTTATGTACCTCAAGATGTAGAACTATTTTCAGGAAGTATTAAAGATAATGTGATACTAGGGAAAGAAGATATTAGTTATGAAAAAATAAGGGGTGCCTGTGAAGATGCGGGATGTAGCTCATTTATAGAAAAGTTACCAGGAAAGTATAATACCTTTTTAGAAGAAGCAGGTGGAGGGCTTTCAGGAGGAGAAAGACAAAGATTAGCTTTAGCTAGAGCTTTAATAAAGGATACAAGCTTCTTAATACTTGATGAAGCAACAAGCAATCTAGATTTTATAAGTGAAGCTAAAATTTACAATACACTTTTTATAAAATCTAAGAATAAAACAATGTTAATAATAGCTCATAGACTTTCGACCATAAGGAATTGTGACATAATATATGTTCTTGATAAAGGAAGGGTGGTTGAACAAGGTAATCATGAAACCCTACTTGAAAAGAAAGGTCATTATTATAGATTATATATTAGCCAAGTCGGTGAAGTGGATAGTAAAGCTACTACCGACACAAATATTATAGAAAGTAAACAAAATAAGATTAAGGATATAGAAACAAATTTGAAAACGATTGAAGAAGGGGAAGAGTATGAGTACAAATAA
- a CDS encoding GHKL domain-containing protein produces the protein MLDTIDTFHIDIIDLCRIVGILIDNAHEAAKDSKEKFISIVLIQDEYLNITIANSYTKSINISSIYKESYSTKGKNRGIGLNNVKEIIDKRYPNVLLKTSVEKDIFIQDLYIKAR, from the coding sequence CTGTTAGATACAATAGATACTTTTCATATAGATATAATAGATCTATGTAGAATTGTAGGTATACTTATAGATAATGCTCATGAAGCTGCAAAAGATAGCAAAGAGAAATTTATATCTATAGTTCTTATTCAAGATGAATATTTAAATATAACCATTGCTAATTCTTATACAAAAAGTATAAATATAAGTAGTATATATAAAGAGAGCTATTCCACAAAGGGAAAAAATCGTGGAATAGGTTTAAATAATGTAAAAGAAATTATAGATAAAAGATATCCTAATGTTTTACTAAAAACATCAGTTGAAAAAGACATCTTTATTCAAGATTTGTATATAAAAGCTAGATAA
- a CDS encoding Yip1 family protein: MEDNNSADNVPVLKLTLGEKVKNFFVNPEKLFEYYKDNESYGIRLLIVVVCSAITALILAIASKDKLSGAVSESVKGMDPATAATAQKLGGAFTSPISAVITTIIVTIIVVYFMSLVYFLIAKIFKSTATYRQMVGVYLISYFPVLIGGIIKAIYDIIANKPLDLAAIAEAAANMTTADILISKLNVFGLWQMVLIAIGIAVIGNISKKKSAAVVIIVWTLGFILAIGSNSIKNIVPPTTSVAPVK; this comes from the coding sequence ATGGAAGATAATAATTCAGCAGATAATGTGCCAGTTTTAAAATTAACACTCGGAGAAAAGGTAAAGAATTTCTTTGTTAATCCCGAGAAACTTTTTGAGTATTATAAGGATAATGAAAGTTACGGGATTAGGCTTCTTATTGTGGTAGTATGTTCTGCTATCACAGCACTTATTTTAGCAATAGCTTCTAAGGACAAACTAAGTGGAGCTGTAAGTGAATCCGTTAAAGGGATGGATCCTGCTACTGCAGCTACGGCTCAGAAATTAGGAGGAGCTTTTACATCACCTATTTCAGCAGTAATTACCACAATAATTGTAACTATAATAGTCGTGTATTTTATGTCTTTAGTTTATTTTTTAATAGCTAAAATATTTAAAAGCACTGCAACTTATCGTCAAATGGTAGGGGTTTATTTAATATCATATTTTCCAGTACTAATAGGTGGAATAATAAAAGCTATTTATGATATTATAGCAAATAAGCCTTTAGATTTAGCAGCTATTGCTGAAGCCGCTGCAAATATGACAACAGCTGATATTTTAATTTCAAAGCTTAATGTATTCGGTTTATGGCAAATGGTTTTAATAGCTATAGGTATAGCAGTTATTGGAAACATATCAAAGAAAAAGAGTGCAGCAGTTGTAATCATAGTATGGACTTTAGGATTTATATTAGCTATTGGGTCAAACTCAATAAAGAATATAGTACCGCCTACAACATCCGTAGCACCAGTAAAGTAA
- a CDS encoding chromate transporter: MDMLFKLYMTFFKIGVFGYGGGYAMLPLIEREIVTKNNWLTSSEFLDIIGISQMTPGPISINSATFVGYRICGFWGSVFATVGVVSFSFVLVSIATHYILKFRNSKLMKSALMGMRPALIGLIISAFISLARQSYIDYKSIIIGVTILFISLKSKLHPIVVIALAAILGVGIYGLI; this comes from the coding sequence GTGGACATGCTTTTTAAATTATATATGACATTTTTTAAAATAGGAGTTTTTGGATATGGTGGCGGATATGCCATGTTACCATTAATCGAAAGAGAAATAGTAACTAAAAATAACTGGCTAACATCTTCAGAATTTTTAGATATTATAGGCATTTCACAAATGACTCCAGGACCTATTTCCATTAATTCAGCAACCTTTGTCGGGTATAGAATATGTGGATTTTGGGGAAGTGTTTTTGCAACGGTTGGGGTAGTATCATTTTCTTTTGTTTTGGTTTCTATAGCTACACATTACATATTAAAGTTTAGGAACTCAAAATTAATGAAATCAGCATTGATGGGTATGAGACCTGCCTTAATTGGACTTATAATAAGTGCATTTATTTCTCTTGCAAGGCAGTCTTATATAGATTATAAATCTATTATAATAGGAGTAACAATACTTTTTATAAGCTTAAAGTCAAAACTTCATCCAATAGTTGTTATTGCTTTAGCAGCGATACTTGGAGTAGGAATTTATGGTCTAATTTAG
- a CDS encoding ATP-binding cassette domain-containing protein, with product MLQIDNLIYSYDGETNVINGASFKIEKGNIYCILGVNGAGKTTLFNCITGFYPSNISIDKEILNEKIIYIHDQMDFYKTLTGDEFVNLILNLKEKSLNIEVYNSLVDELKMNDKTNKLISTYSLGTKQKLVLIISFLLEYEYILMDEPFGSLDFISAEVIINTMKKCVMNNCSIVISTHLIDIAQEISDTILFLNNGKIYEIENTFKTPSELKSWIKGLI from the coding sequence ATGCTACAAATAGATAATTTAATATATTCATATGACGGTGAAACAAATGTAATAAATGGTGCTTCTTTTAAAATAGAAAAAGGGAATATATATTGTATTCTAGGTGTAAATGGTGCAGGAAAGACTACCTTATTTAACTGTATAACAGGATTTTATCCATCTAATATATCTATAGATAAGGAAATATTAAATGAAAAGATTATATATATACATGATCAAATGGATTTTTATAAAACCTTAACAGGAGATGAATTCGTAAATTTAATATTAAATTTAAAGGAAAAGAGCTTAAATATAGAAGTATATAATAGTTTAGTAGATGAGCTTAAGATGAATGATAAAACAAATAAATTAATTTCAACCTATTCACTAGGGACTAAACAAAAGCTCGTGTTAATAATTAGCTTTTTACTTGAGTATGAATATATATTAATGGACGAGCCATTTGGTTCATTAGATTTTATATCAGCAGAAGTAATAATTAATACAATGAAAAAATGTGTAATGAATAATTGTTCAATTGTAATTTCAACACATTTAATTGATATAGCGCAGGAAATATCAGATACGATACTGTTTCTAAATAACGGTAAGATTTATGAGATAGAGAATACTTTTAAAACACCTAGTGAACTTAAATCATGGATTAAAGGATTAATATAA
- a CDS encoding group II intron maturase-specific domain-containing protein, which produces MYVKSDKSANRVMKRITRFIEEKLKLKVNKEKSTVDRPWKLKLLGFSFYRAKGEYRIRVPQKPMNKFKAKLKELTSRSNAISMEYRFMKLKQVIVGWVNYFAIANIKSILKTLDEWLRRRIRMCFWKQWKKSKQSTKTLLS; this is translated from the coding sequence ATATATGTTAAAAGTGATAAATCAGCAAATAGAGTAATGAAGAGAATTACAAGATTTATTGAGGAAAAATTAAAGCTTAAAGTGAATAAAGAAAAGAGTACAGTAGATAGACCCTGGAAACTTAAACTTTTAGGATTTTCATTTTACCGAGCAAAAGGTGAATACAGAATAAGAGTTCCTCAAAAGCCTATGAATAAATTCAAAGCAAAGCTAAAGGAATTAACTTCAAGAAGTAATGCGATAAGCATGGAATATAGGTTTATGAAACTTAAGCAGGTAATAGTAGGATGGGTAAATTATTTTGCTATTGCAAACATTAAAAGTATTCTTAAAACCCTTGATGAATGGTTAAGACGAAGGATTAGAATGTGTTTTTGGAAACAATGGAAAAAATCAAAACAAAGCACGAAAACCTTGTTAAGTTAG
- a CDS encoding HlyD family secretion protein: MRIYNLNEITDSKLLYDKSPPRFMVYIVGIILILLTAFLFWSTKSVKTYVVKGQGLVTTENKSNIMAKVSGEISEVFIEEGKEVNEGDTLISLKPVESKLQLGQVDSQIDVINRRIELITRAERDATNGKNSFSKSDSDEVEFYNKLANIYTKRKEFVVDEEALRTQSATEDQINEYKKVQKIKDDGARYDGIIQFTNEKQQLNFEKSKLEAQKGSLDKATEEFNIVAPKSGKMHLNTPITKGMVLQVGNLIGTMTNNEEKLIVEALIPSNERPRIHVNDEVSLVVGGLNQAEYGTVKGKVSSIDEDATIDNQKGNVFFKVKVAPEKTYLSDKKGEKVNLTLGMVTETRVKYEKITYMKYFMEQIGIRFN; encoded by the coding sequence TTGAGGATATATAACTTAAATGAAATAACAGATAGTAAACTGTTATATGATAAAAGTCCACCTAGGTTTATGGTGTATATAGTAGGAATAATTTTGATATTATTGACAGCCTTTTTGTTTTGGTCTACTAAATCAGTAAAAACCTATGTAGTAAAAGGTCAAGGGTTAGTTACCACAGAAAACAAGTCAAACATCATGGCAAAGGTATCAGGCGAGATAAGTGAAGTCTTTATAGAAGAAGGTAAGGAAGTTAACGAGGGTGATACTTTAATAAGCTTAAAGCCTGTGGAGTCAAAATTGCAATTGGGACAAGTTGATTCTCAAATAGATGTGATAAATAGAAGAATAGAATTAATTACTAGAGCAGAAAGAGATGCTACAAATGGTAAAAACAGCTTTAGTAAAAGTGATTCAGATGAAGTAGAATTTTATAATAAATTAGCTAACATATATACAAAGAGAAAAGAATTTGTGGTAGATGAAGAGGCATTGAGAACTCAATCAGCTACAGAAGATCAGATAAATGAATATAAAAAGGTACAAAAGATAAAAGATGATGGAGCACGTTATGATGGAATTATACAGTTCACAAATGAAAAGCAACAATTGAATTTTGAAAAGAGCAAATTAGAAGCTCAAAAAGGCTCTTTAGATAAGGCGACAGAAGAATTTAATATTGTAGCACCTAAAAGTGGAAAAATGCATTTGAATACACCAATAACAAAGGGAATGGTACTTCAAGTAGGAAACTTAATAGGAACTATGACCAATAATGAAGAAAAATTAATAGTAGAAGCACTAATCCCATCTAATGAAAGGCCAAGAATTCATGTAAATGATGAAGTATCCCTTGTGGTTGGTGGCCTAAATCAAGCTGAATATGGAACTGTAAAAGGTAAGGTATCAAGTATAGATGAAGATGCCACTATAGATAATCAAAAAGGAAATGTCTTCTTTAAGGTGAAAGTAGCACCAGAAAAGACCTACCTTTCAGATAAAAAAGGTGAAAAGGTTAATTTAACCCTAGGAATGGTAACAGAAACAAGAGTTAAATATGAAAAAATAACCTATATGAAATATTTTATGGAACAAATAGGTATAAGGTTCAATTAA
- a CDS encoding chromate transporter: MKELIVMFFSFFKIGAFTFGGGYAMIPLIEKEVVESKRWISKDDFTDILVISQSFPGALPVNSSLFIGYKLGGVLGAIVALLGVIIPSFLIILTIATFFMRFRDNYIVDNVFKGIAGAVPVLVLVAVRSLSKSVKKNTINILITIICVVSITVFNVHPVIMIFIAAIYGIIFLGKQVV, translated from the coding sequence ATGAAAGAATTAATTGTTATGTTTTTTAGTTTCTTTAAAATAGGAGCTTTTACCTTTGGTGGGGGTTATGCCATGATTCCTTTAATAGAAAAAGAAGTGGTTGAATCAAAAAGGTGGATTTCAAAAGATGACTTTACAGATATATTGGTTATATCTCAAAGTTTTCCTGGGGCACTTCCTGTAAATTCATCTTTATTTATAGGGTATAAACTAGGAGGCGTTTTAGGAGCTATTGTGGCACTACTTGGTGTTATAATTCCATCCTTTCTAATAATACTTACTATAGCTACATTTTTCATGAGGTTTAGGGATAATTATATAGTAGATAATGTATTTAAAGGTATTGCAGGGGCAGTTCCCGTATTAGTATTAGTTGCAGTTAGAAGCTTATCTAAATCTGTAAAGAAGAATACCATAAATATACTCATCACAATAATATGTGTGGTTTCCATTACTGTTTTTAATGTCCATCCCGTTATAATGATATTCATTGCAGCTATTTATGGAATAATTTTTCTAGGAAAGCAGGTGGTTTAA
- a CDS encoding ATP-binding cassette domain-containing protein, with amino-acid sequence MVNIKDLTFAYDGNKKILDDLSFNIEEGVVYSLLGINGSGKTTLLKCLNGDLPSNIDVTSFSAQMLYIHDEMQFYNYLTGEEFLNVILNFKDVKLDQDMYNELLSELLMNEKIKQTISSYSLGMKHKLILIIAFLLKYKYILMDEPFTSLDVLAADTMIEVVKRYAKNNNTVIISTHMIDIAQEISDKILLLSNGKIQEYDNNFKNTKEIKAIILKG; translated from the coding sequence ATGGTTAATATTAAAGATCTTACTTTTGCATATGATGGAAATAAAAAAATATTAGATGATTTGTCTTTTAATATTGAAGAGGGCGTTGTATATTCATTATTAGGGATAAATGGTTCAGGTAAAACTACTCTTCTTAAGTGCCTTAACGGAGACTTGCCATCAAATATAGATGTAACAAGCTTTTCGGCGCAGATGTTATATATACATGATGAAATGCAGTTTTATAATTATCTAACTGGAGAAGAGTTCCTTAATGTAATATTGAACTTTAAGGATGTAAAGCTTGATCAGGATATGTATAATGAATTGTTGTCAGAACTATTAATGAATGAGAAAATAAAACAAACTATTTCTTCATACTCTCTTGGTATGAAACATAAGTTGATTTTAATCATAGCTTTTTTATTGAAATATAAGTATATACTTATGGATGAACCCTTTACGTCACTTGATGTTTTAGCGGCAGATACAATGATAGAAGTAGTAAAAAGGTATGCAAAAAACAATAATACAGTAATAATATCTACACATATGATAGATATAGCTCAAGAAATCAGCGATAAAATATTGCTGTTAAGTAATGGTAAGATACAAGAATATGACAATAATTTTAAAAATACTAAAGAAATAAAGGCGATTATCCTAAAAGGATAA
- a CDS encoding cyclic lactone autoinducer peptide: MNITQKLSKILAIKISDIAINIAYTSIQASIAYALEEPKMPKLLLKKISNLI, from the coding sequence ATGAATATTACACAAAAGTTATCTAAAATTTTAGCAATAAAAATAAGTGATATAGCTATTAATATAGCTTATACATCTATCCAAGCTTCTATAGCCTATGCTTTAGAAGAACCTAAAATGCCAAAATTACTATTAAAAAAGATAAGTAATCTTATCTAG
- a CDS encoding SulP family inorganic anion transporter: protein MLIPKSITCLKGYTKEQFMKDFSAGIIVAIIALPLSIALAIASGVSPEKGLYTAIIGGFIVSLLGGSRVQIGGPTGAFVVIVYGIIQKYGMDGLLISTIMAGIFLILMGLLKLGSLIKYIPSSITSGFTSGIAIVILSTQVKDFLGLTMSSVPSEFLAKWTAYINSMNTINIQSLSIAILTLLIIILWPKISKKIPGTFVAIIIATIIAMVLNLKIDTIGSQFGELSSALPKLVVPKVSFEMINQLMLPALTIAILAGVESLLSAVVADGMIGGKHRSNMELIAEGVANIFSGMFGGIPVTGAIARTAANVKNGGRTPVAGIVHSFGILIIMMLFMPYVKLIPMASLASILVLVAYNMMEWESFKQIFKAPKGDALVFIVTFILTIFLDLVVAIGVGVVLSSFLFMKKMAEVTDVKCIVDDINDDEISDVIRNVQTPKDVSIYEISGPFFFGAANKFVNAVREMGTPPKILIIKMESVPFIDGTAYHSLEMLYDLCEKHYTKLIILQIQEGPLKVLKNYGFTKLLGEDNFCNDMDGAIERAKALKVRAQK from the coding sequence TTGTTAATTCCAAAGTCAATTACATGTTTAAAAGGTTATACTAAAGAGCAATTTATGAAAGATTTTAGTGCAGGAATTATAGTTGCAATCATTGCACTCCCACTATCAATTGCTCTAGCCATAGCCTCTGGTGTTTCCCCTGAAAAGGGATTGTATACTGCAATTATTGGTGGATTTATAGTTTCACTTCTAGGTGGTAGTAGGGTCCAAATCGGTGGTCCTACAGGTGCTTTCGTAGTTATTGTGTATGGCATTATACAAAAATACGGAATGGACGGACTATTAATTTCAACTATTATGGCAGGAATATTCCTTATTCTTATGGGACTTTTAAAACTTGGTAGCCTTATAAAATACATTCCATCTTCTATAACTTCTGGCTTTACTAGTGGTATTGCTATAGTTATTCTGTCTACTCAGGTAAAAGATTTTTTGGGCCTTACTATGAGCTCAGTTCCTTCAGAGTTTTTAGCTAAGTGGACAGCCTATATTAATAGTATGAACACTATTAATATTCAAAGTTTATCCATTGCCATTTTAACACTTTTAATAATTATTCTATGGCCTAAAATAAGTAAAAAGATACCTGGAACCTTTGTTGCCATAATCATCGCAACAATAATTGCCATGGTATTGAATTTGAAAATTGATACTATAGGGAGTCAGTTCGGGGAGCTATCCTCTGCCTTACCAAAACTTGTAGTGCCTAAGGTAAGCTTTGAAATGATAAATCAGTTAATGCTGCCAGCTTTAACTATTGCAATACTTGCAGGGGTTGAGTCTCTACTATCAGCAGTAGTTGCCGATGGTATGATTGGAGGAAAGCACCGTTCTAATATGGAATTAATAGCTGAAGGAGTAGCTAATATATTTTCAGGCATGTTCGGTGGAATACCGGTTACTGGAGCTATTGCAAGAACTGCAGCTAATGTTAAAAATGGAGGTAGAACTCCCGTAGCTGGAATAGTCCATTCTTTTGGTATTTTGATTATTATGATGCTATTTATGCCTTATGTAAAGTTAATTCCAATGGCTTCTTTAGCTTCTATACTAGTTCTTGTAGCCTATAACATGATGGAATGGGAATCCTTTAAACAAATCTTCAAAGCCCCTAAAGGTGATGCTTTAGTATTTATAGTTACATTTATTTTAACTATATTCTTAGATTTAGTTGTAGCTATAGGCGTTGGAGTTGTACTCTCTTCATTCTTATTCATGAAAAAGATGGCAGAGGTTACAGATGTTAAATGCATAGTAGATGATATCAATGATGATGAAATATCAGATGTTATAAGAAATGTTCAAACTCCAAAGGATGTTTCCATTTATGAAATTAGCGGACCCTTTTTCTTTGGTGCAGCAAATAAATTTGTAAATGCAGTAAGAGAAATGGGTACACCTCCAAAAATATTAATAATAAAAATGGAAAGCGTGCCTTTTATAGATGGTACTGCATATCATTCACTAGAAATGCTATATGATCTTTGTGAAAAACACTATACAAAACTTATAATACTTCAAATACAAGAAGGCCCTTTAAAGGTACTTAAAAATTATGGTTTTACAAAGCTTCTTGGTGAAGATAACTTTTGTAATGATATGGATGGAGCTATTGAAAGAGCTAAGGCGTTAAAGGTTAGAGCTCAGAAATAA
- a CDS encoding class I SAM-dependent methyltransferase encodes MEYKTNIDDKKQSLKSDEESLNKASLDSNEEAWNKGTYDAWVERLGSPKDAAKKIKENPTHIISTLYHKLGDLKGKKVMNLMGSNGNKAVALALLFANVTVVDFSKGNKRYALELAKEAGVNIEYILSDVLKLPEDKITSDYDIVFAEMGILHYFTDLKPFLNLVHRLLSPGGIFIIRDFHPISTKLISSKGSTAKIRKHKVTGDYFDTSLEEKSVSYSKYLNDTDEPKKVLLRRWTIGEIVSSVAKEGFIIKSLDEEPNLSSETFDKGIPKTFTLVAEKSF; translated from the coding sequence ATGGAATACAAAACTAATATAGATGATAAAAAGCAATCTTTGAAGTCAGATGAGGAGAGTTTGAACAAAGCATCTTTAGATTCAAATGAAGAAGCTTGGAACAAAGGAACTTATGATGCCTGGGTTGAAAGATTAGGCTCTCCGAAAGATGCCGCAAAAAAGATTAAAGAAAATCCAACACATATTATATCTACACTTTACCATAAACTTGGGGACTTAAAAGGTAAAAAGGTTATGAACCTTATGGGATCTAACGGTAATAAAGCTGTAGCTTTAGCCTTGCTTTTTGCAAATGTAACTGTGGTAGATTTTTCAAAGGGAAATAAGCGTTACGCTTTAGAACTTGCAAAAGAGGCAGGGGTTAACATTGAATATATATTATCAGATGTACTTAAACTTCCTGAGGATAAGATTACCTCTGATTATGATATAGTATTTGCAGAAATGGGGATACTTCACTATTTTACAGATTTAAAACCTTTTTTAAATCTAGTACATAGACTTTTATCACCTGGTGGCATATTTATTATAAGAGACTTTCATCCGATTTCTACTAAGCTCATAAGCTCAAAAGGCTCTACAGCAAAAATTCGTAAACATAAGGTAACAGGAGATTATTTTGATACTTCACTAGAAGAAAAATCCGTATCCTATTCTAAATATTTAAATGACACTGATGAACCAAAAAAAGTACTCCTTAGAAGATGGACCATTGGTGAAATAGTAAGTTCAGTTGCAAAAGAAGGCTTTATTATTAAAAGCTTAGATGAAGAACCTAATTTATCTTCTGAAACCTTTGATAAAGGCATCCCAAAAACCTTTACCTTAGTAGCCGAAAAAAGCTTTTAG
- a CDS encoding GNAT family N-acetyltransferase, with translation MIRLATILDVKEIMDIVKETIVDMDKSNNHQWNNEYPLRKDFEKDIENKELYVIEEDGRVSGFACINKDEPTEYKDIKWSKDKEAYIIHRLAIGCKYRGRGNAYKLMKFAESLATENNINYLKTDTMFSNPNAQKLFEKCGYKYTGILRFQGREENFFCYEKVV, from the coding sequence ATGATTAGGCTTGCTACTATTTTAGACGTGAAAGAAATTATGGATATTGTTAAGGAAACAATTGTAGATATGGATAAAAGTAATAATCATCAATGGAATAATGAGTATCCTTTAAGGAAGGATTTTGAAAAGGATATAGAAAATAAAGAACTATATGTAATAGAAGAAGATGGAAGAGTTTCAGGATTTGCATGTATTAATAAGGATGAGCCTACAGAATACAAAGACATAAAGTGGTCAAAAGACAAAGAGGCGTACATAATACATAGGTTAGCTATTGGTTGTAAATACAGGGGAAGAGGAAATGCTTATAAGCTTATGAAGTTTGCTGAAAGCTTAGCTACAGAAAATAACATAAATTATTTAAAGACAGATACTATGTTTTCAAATCCAAATGCACAAAAGTTATTTGAAAAGTGTGGCTACAAATACACAGGTATACTACGATTTCAAGGAAGAGAGGAAAACTTTTTCTGTTATGAAAAGGTAGTTTAA